The sequence TCCCACAGTTTTTGTATTATTGTGTAGGGAATTGGAGAAGCAGACTGTCTCTTCAAAACAGAGTTTACCCTGACTTTTGTGAACTTCAGGAACCTCAAAGACTTTTACTTTGTTCTGCTTTGCGTATCAGGATGTCCCTGCACAATTCAAGACTCTGACTTTTAGGTCAGAACTGGGAGACTGTGTGTACAAAGCAGCAAGAGCACCATGTGAGGCTTTAGGGCTTAAGCTCTGCAAAGCACCAACCTGGTTTAGATCTTGCCCTATGTATCTCTCCAGCTGAAGAGAAGGGCATATTTGCAAGATTTGGGCTCTAATCTTGGCTGACTTTGagtgcagccaggcaggatgtGGTGGGTTGGTTTGGGCAACCTGATCTGCTTGACTTTCAGGATCAAAAGCCAAGGTAGTTTGGCTATTGAGCATTTAACTGAACCCCCAGGGTTTGGGCCACTCCAAGGGAGAGAGTATCAGTTTGTGACTGGGTTTGTTCtcatgccagcagcagcccaaaaCTTGGATCAAGCTGCAAACCCTTTTGCAGCTATTGGCTCCTTATTATGTTGACATTGAAACGTGGTTTTGACTTGAGCTCTTTTCACCTTCAGTGCCTAAGGCTACAGTTTTCTCATGAACTCAGAGTCTTCCCAGGGAAGTTCAGGACTGTGAGCCAGAGGCTGGAGGGAGCCTCTTTCCTGAGATGTCACTGCTGAGCTTCCACCTTGCTGCTAGGAGAGGGACCTTGGATCTCCCATTGCTTTGACTTTCAGAGGTAATTTTCTAGCAAGATATCTCCATATCAGGTCAGGTTCAGGCCCAGGCATGAATAAAATGTCCCTGCTGGGTGACACAGAGGAAAGTATTCACAGCCAGgatcctgctgcctcctttgCCTTATGCTTGGAGACAGTggaaagcacagcaaagcaccTGCACAGGCCATCTGCCTAGTgtgggcagagaggaaaaggctggagATAAACTTCTCCTCAGCCAATATGAGTGTGTGAAGTGGCAGGAACAGGAGGAGACACCTTGCCAGGCTCTGTTTAGGAGAAGAAAACTCCAGAAAAGCAAATCCTTCCTTCAGGGCAGGAGTTTGTGAACCTGTCCCTTTGCTGCAGGGGGTGGGGTACActgtcctgcagctgtgggaaggagcagacATTGTGACATTTATTTGGCTGAGTATTGTGTAGGTTGTGAAGGAGAACAGGATCTTCACTGGCAGAAGATACAGCTTCTCCTGTAAATCACCTGTTTCTCTATGCTCAGGACACAGTTgtataaatatgtttttcaaCATTCTTAAAGCATTCAAGAAGTTATAAAATGGCAGATAAAGTATTTTCCACTCTACATAGAatcatttagtttggaaaaggcTCTTCAGATCATTACATGTCATTGTAGGGTCTGCACCTATATGTCAGGGCCTATGCACCCCACATTGCAGAAGGTAAACTCACCTTTTCATAGGCTTGAAAAGTAGCTCTCAGCTGGCTATAGCTTCTCTTTGCTAGGACCACATTGAAAGCCAGCTCCTCTGTTCCCCAGCGGCCTTCTCCTGCCTTCAAAAGCACATGTTAGTTTTTGGAAGCACTTGTTCATACACAGTAGAGACATGAGGTCATCCAGAGCCTTTGAtccatccagctccagcccatgcCCCCCTTGCTCCTCTCCTTGTGCTGCCATTGCCCCCGTGCTTGGTTTGTTTAGTCCCCCTGAGGTAGCCCTTGCTGCACAGCACgggataaaaagggatttttgcaCAACAGCACTTACTTTATACAGATCTGAGGCATCTTGCTCAGCAAGCTCTGCATCGACCTGTTGGGTCTCATCTCGGGttgcctgcagaaaaggagataaCCgtaaaaaaacacccaaccaaGTGCTGGTTTCATTTCAGCTCACATATATTTGTGTATCTATGGCCCTGACagatttttggtttggggttttgctgcCATCTGCTGACACGAGCCCGGGGATAGGCATGGTGGCACTCCTTGGGTTCGCTGAACCAATCATGTGGGGTTTGTCCCCAGCTTTATGCACTGTGTGCTGGGGCCCTAACGAGATGGTAAtgctgctgcccctggagcaggaAGGTGCCCAGTACCTGCAGTGAAATGCTGATGGTTTTCACAGGGCTGGATATGCCCCGGTAACTGTGAAATGTTCTCCTGACTAACCTATGTACTGTGAGCATTCACCAACACTGCCATCCCTGGGAGAAATTatcaatgaaaaaaacaaaacaataaatgtATTTGCCACTCCTGAAAGTATACAGGAGGTTGGAAAGAGCTGTACCAATGCTTCCCAGAATGAGAATCTAAACTGTGATGTATTTAGTGACTGTTATGTcattaaactttttatttattcagtcTTCTCATTTCTCAGGGCTGTCAGATCAGACTGACCAACACATTGCACTTCTCAATGTGCTCCTATTTCTCTTAGTTATAATGTGTCCTTATGAAGGTGTTGagtttttgctttatttcatgAAAggggtttaaaataaaaagtgttctaatgaaaaataagctttttttgATGAATGAAAAACTAACATAATAGCAATCTCTTTCTTAGTTGTTCTGTATCTGAATTCTAAAGTCCTTAGCTgagatgcaaataaaatttaatggTTCAGGGCAAAATTCAGAATAATGGGACCATGACCTCAAATGGGTAGTCTAGCTTTTACCATGGTATAAATAACAGTAAAACAatcctgttttttttcaaagtatcAATATTTATAAAACTATCTGTGGTTTCATAAACAAAAATGGTACATAAACAAAAATGGTACATATTAAAAAGCCATAGATTTGAAAGGCTCTTATACTGAAGAATGCTGTTTGTTTACTGTAATTACCTcattattatattacatataataaCTGCATTATTATAAATGCCAGACAATACTTATTATGGTtactcagagaaaaaaggaaatatctcTGTCAGGCAGCTGCATAAGAGGAAAGTCCCCAGCCTTACCTCTAGCACCATGACTAATATCTTCCGTAGGGAGCCACTGGTGTCACTTTTAACATCAGACTCCAGATCCCTGTCAAAcactgggaagaaagaaaatctgtgagAGTTCAACCAGTGAGAAAGGATTTAAATGAAGGTGTTTGAAAGATAAAACTACTTACAACGCTTGTAGGCCTCCTTTATGTTTACAATTTCctagggaaacaaaaaaataaataaagtaataatcaaattaataaataaataaaatatgtgttATTAATTAATAAGTAAATGAGCAAACAAAACACCAGCAAGTCAGCACCATGCCTGTAGTGTGTGATGTCaccgtcatattttctgaaaaatccccttacccaggattcttctcctgggaagtggAGAAGCctcacagaaaaaggaaaacaatattatctctctctatttgcttctcctgtgttttgctgctttggaatgtagttggagattgtttatccagcatgtgaattgttttaacttaatgaccaatcacagtcaagctgtgtcaggactctggaaggagtcataagtttttcattattatcttttagccttctgtctgtatcctttctctattctctagtatagttttaatatcgTATTCTTtgatataatataaaattataatataataaattagccttctaagaacatagagtcagattcatcatttccttcctgccacaagggacccagaaaataccacagagtGAAGCGCAGCAACCACGGGGGTGGGAGAAGTGTGAATTCCCAGTCCCCGTGAGGACAGCACTTCGAGGGGTGCCTGACTCCTGCAGGTGTCCCTCTGGTTTTCCCTGCATTTAGGCAAGAGCTGAATAATGTTTTTTTAACGAGGATCGTGTTCCTTTACCTCTGAACCATCAGAGCAGTGCCAAAGCTGCCCTTTAACATGTGTCTGGGGATTCTTCTCACCAGTGTTGCCTCTGTGCCAttcaaggaaggaaggagcaggataAAGGAAGGGATGTGAATTTTATTGGTCTTAACTCCTGTTAGAATTTCAGCTCTAGTATGGCAATCTTACTGCTGCAAACACTGGCAAGAGGCATTTCAGCCACAGGAGCTGGACTGATCCCTGTTCCTCCTCACAGGGATCCTGTTGGTGagctctctgccctgctgcccaaggcaggTCCCACAAGGCGGTGCCCCGACCTTGTTGCTCCGAGTGCAGAGGATCTCAATCAGCAGCGACTCGTCTGTCCCAGCTCCCTTCATCGCCCTCCGAAGCTCTCGGGCCTCGTACTCGCAGGGCAAGTCCAgcaaagccagcacagccttCTCAAAGTTCCCACTCAGGTCTCCCTTCAGGTCCTCTTCCATCTCCTGTGGGGACAGTCAGGAGGGTTAGTGCAAAAGCTGAGGTGAGATTAGAGGATTTCTTAATTTGTTTCAGGGAATCTAATTACCTAAAAGCTCCTTCTCTACCAAAAAGggacaaaacaatttttaaaaagtcttaaaatacagactttttttttaatacaaaaaagaTCCCTAAAAATTTTGTCTTCAATCTGACTGAAATGATTGTCCCATCTTCAAATAACAGCCGATATCAGTCCAATTATGACTCTTACTTGTGTAAGCAAATGCAAAATAGTGTTTTGAAAAACTTAACAGGAgtttatctgaaataaaatgcagaagctTCCTCCTTCgaaagagctgctgcacaggggaTCAAGCTGAAAACCTTCTTTGTCAGTTTTGGTTAAAACTGACTTCCGGGAAAAACCAGCAGATTTCTGCAAGGCATTTTTGTGCCaagcaaacagcatttttacaCACACATACCCACATCAACCTTAAATCAAACTTCAGTAAGACCCTGGAGGAGAGCTGGTTAGTGCATGCTGGGGATGCCAGCTGAGGGTGCATTTGAACTCCTGTCTGCAGTTAACATTTCCTGCTCTTGACAAGGTCAGAACACTGAATGAGAAATCCAGCTCTATTATTCTCGAGTTCCTGTTGCAGACATCTCTTagtgaaaaatctttctttaggatttttccttctgagaagctgtggcctcagaaccagacataaacaataggttatctgctgctgtggaatgcaacaagtccGTCTGGATTGGGCCATCTTAGATGTTTGTAGCTGATGGCCAATCCAGGATGGAGCTCTCTCAGAGTCCGAGAGAacagcttttgttatcatttcttcacttttcctattcttagcttagcagcttctaaaaatctctccttctttttctttttagtatagttatagtatGTGTATATATcttaacataataaatcaaaccttctaaTTATAGAGTCAGATCTACGTCTCTTTCCTCATcctgaaaacccttgtgaccaccatCACAAGTTCCTGCTTGCACAACTGCATGTGAACACTCAACTACTCAAGTCAGAGGCTGCCAtctgtgctggagcagtttCAACACACATCCCACAAATGCTGCAagttcctggagcagcaggagggacatGGTACCACTTGTGCCTCCTTCCCAGGAGAttcaggctgcccaggaaagcagaaggGTTGCTATGAGCTGATGTCACTGTGATGTTTCATGGCATTTGATCATTTCTAATGCCTATATGTATTAACTCTCACTATAGAGCAAAATCTATAGTATTTATAGTAACCAAAATCTGTATTATGCTTGCTGTAAATTTTACATATAGAAGGCTTTCATTCACCTTCAGTGCTGACTGTCTTATTTACACTGATTAATAAGCAAGCAGACACTAAGAAAATACCAATTTAATAATAAggttattattaataataaggTTATTAATCCTGCAGCTGAATCTGCAGGATTCAGCTGTTTACTGAAACAATATTTtagaagctttatttttcttacacaCAAAATCATTAAGGCAGTTTATGCctcctgcagaaaacaaatgcCCAATGAAACTTCTTAGTTTTGCAACATGTTCTACTTCATCACTGGAAGAAATCAATTaaacttttattaaatttttctattaaactcaataaaaataaagttgtgtGACATCAAATAGTTTGTCTGAATTTGCATCTGGTCTAAGTGGGACTCTGACTTATAATTTCccttttaacttctttttccGAATGTGCTGAAGATGAACacaagctgaaatattttctatttcagttaTGAATTATTTTCTAGCTCTCCCAACTTTGATTAAAATGCTCTGATCTGGTTAAAGCTGACTTCAAGAAGATTCTGTGGcctaaaattagaaaaataatcagtattTTTGGAGATCAAATAAATTGCTGATTCAGAAAGTAACTGGTGTCCTCCTTAAATGCACTATGCCCttgacattttcaaaagcagaagcCTGTAGGATGTATTTTCAGAGGCAGTGGTTTCAAACAGAGAGGccacttatttaaaaataccttgCTATACAATTCCTTGtacttctgttttatttgttgTCTCTGCTCCGATGTTCGACTTGATAAGacttcaataatttttttttcattggttCCTGAAAAAGAAGTTGTGCATAGGGATTTTATAATCAGGAATCtaatgcagaggaaagaaaatgtgacctctaaagagaaaaaaattcctgtacATATATCCCCAGTGGTTCCACCTTTAGGATTCACCATCTAAGATTATTTTGAGGATAATTTAAACTGTAGTCAGCTACAAtgttcaataaaataaaatttcaccATCTCATGCTGTTAATATCAAAGAAATTGAGTCTTCTGTTTGAGAAGGGCAGACACTGCTCCTAATATCAGGGTTATGCCAGTGCCTACAGGCTGACATACACGTTTTTGGTGACAATGCTTGTTTGAGTAGTCCCAAGGGATCAGCCACCAGATCCAGTTTGTCATGGCATGaatgctgtgctggcacaaCAGAGTGAGGGCAGTGGGGCAAGAGGCCAGGCAGGCAAGGATGTGTTTGAATCAGCTCATTAACCTGAAGCCTGGATGTACAGCCTATAAAAAATTCGTTTTAATTTTGCTGAATGGAGTCAGGAAAAAGGATCTGGAACCAGTCTGAATGGTCTCAGTCTCTGCCAATGCTGTTTTGCTTGGCAGAAATCAGAGTGAAGTGTGAGTGTGGGATGCCCAAAGagatgcagctgctgtgctgcccatcCCAGAGGGGAGGTGAACACACAGTCCCCCTCCCAGGGAAAAGCCCTCAGTCAGCTTTGAGCTCTGACTTCTGCAATGGATTGTAAAAGCTTCCCAAAGGCAGTGACCTTGCTCTTGCacttctgctgccttctgccaTATAAACAGATGTTTGCACATAAACAGATGTTTGCACtaaacagagctgctggagggcatTTGTTACAGCTAAAATGAGACAGGACCACAGTGATGTTACCTGGATATACAAAGGACACAacagggcagctgtggcactAGCACAGGGGTCCTGGTGTTAACCTGGATATACAAAGGACACAacagggcagctgtggcactAGCACAGGGGTTCTGGTGTTACCTGGATGTATGAaggacacagcagggcagctgtggcactAGCCCAGGGGTCCTGGTGCACTTCCATCTGAGGGCCAGCAGATGGACTCGGGCATTATTTCTTCATGACAAGAAATTGAGAATGTGAGCCAGGACAGACACATGGCCCAGCTTGTGATGGGCACTGCCCAAATGCCCACAGGATGGCAGACCAAAGGCATCAAGACATTTGCCAGGTCTGCTGATGCCCACACATCCTGCCAGTGGTCACTGCCCCACGCTCTCCTTGAGCTCTGCCATCTGATGCCTTTGTGTGGCCATCCCAACAAGGGTCTCTGACTAGCAACCAGCACAAAggataaaaatacaaattatacTGGCATTCAGCAACAGCTGATATGTTTCCATCCCTCTATTAGCACCAGGTACATGGGGGACAACTTTAGGGTATCTTGCCCAGTTCTTCCTGCTTAGATCCAAGGCAGAAGACATGGTCCAATTTTAGAAGGAATTCTACTCCTGTTTGATAACATTGGGTTAAACTCTCAGTTAGGAGAGTCCTCTGGCAACTGTCATGAGAGGGCTCAGTTGGTAGGACAGGAACAGTTCCTAAAACTCAACACTTAACTAGCTGATTCTGAATGTCACTGCCATACCAGGAAGAAATGCTTAAATACATATTAACTGTGCAAATAATTGGAGTGAATTAATAACTTACTGATCATGTATGCTGCTTGGATGTTCTTCCTTTACTGAACATTGTCACCTCCATGGACCTGAGGATCCCATGAAATGCTATACATTCCTCACTCACATCAGTGCAGTCAGGCTTACTTCAAACTACCTCAGAAAATGGTGAGGGacaattattttcagttaaaaatcaCTGGTGATGGTTGAAATCACTGTAAATTCCTTTcagctgatggagctgcagtgggCTCTGATGAAATATGGAGGTGATGTTGTTCTTTACTGGTCCCTGGAGGCCTGAGAAAGGATATCTAACCTGACTAGCTGGACCCTGTGACTGTCAAATTAGTCCTGGCAGCTTGATGTTCCTGCCACAGGGAACAAATATCATGTTTATCCTAATGCTCTGGAGACATGCAATTATCAAGCTAGATCTTACCAGTCTTTACATCTTCATGGGTGTGAATGTTCTTTAAGTCAGTATTTGACAGAAAGCATAAAGATTACCTAAAACTGGTTGGAACAGTTGGTTTGCCTAAGTTCACGTATATGCTTTTTATAATATTGAACTGCCCTTTGCACAAAGTCCTAACATCTACAAAAGTCTTTCTTACCTGCTCCTTTGCAGGCACTGTGAATTTTCTTGGCATCTCGCTCTGCATCAGAGCTGTGATGGTGGCGCTTGTGGGCTGactgggaagagagagagacacagcAGAAACATGGGAAACACATGGGAAACACATGGGAAACACATgggaaaaacatgggaaaaacaTGGGAAACACATGGGAAAAACATGGGAAACAATTCTGCATTAGCATGACAGCAGCTTGGGCCAGGTCCTTGCTTGATCTTTGTTCACACCATCTAAACCTTGAAGTTcaggctgggctttgctgaAATACTCTTTCTATCCCTAGGGTTCCTGGAACTGATCCACAAGTTGCTGTCACCACATAAAAACCACAGTAGTCTATACAACTTTGtcaccatatatatatatatatacacacatacatgtatatatatacacacacatatatatatgtatatattatgtatgtgtatatatatatgtgtgtgtgtgtgtgtatatatatatgtatgtgtatgtcACCCTACATAACATGTCACCATATGACATACATGGCCTATAGAACTTTGTTCTGCCAGTTCTGGCCTATTCAAAGAATTTAAGGATAATAACTTCATACTAGACATCTTTATGCCAGATCAAATATTATTGGTTTGTACCACTTTAACAAGAGGCCAATACAAACACCTTAGCAGAATCAGGACCTATCTCTGTAGTACATTTTTAAGTACTGTGAACACTCCCAGTCATCTGGATAAAAACTGCTCCTGAAAACCTTTCTTGTATTGATGCATTCATGCAAACAAGATAATTGAAGATACATAATGTGAtaaagctggggttttttgttgttgctgaggaagtgatttttgtttattttttttttattttggcaaaaTAATACATGTGGGCACCTCAAGCTAAATTTACAGGGACAGATAATAACTCAAAGTCCATAGCCACTGCAGCAGTTTACAGCCTGACATATCAGTGTAAACAGGAAACCATGCCTGCTCCTTGTGTTCTGAGTTAGCTGTTAATCTCCCAAGCTCTGAGtcacaggggctgcagtgctggtaCACCCTCCACTCTGCTGTTTCTCAGAAAAGAGTAGAATTATCTGAGACCACAATGACAGCAACAATTTCAGCTCCTCTAACATGAttactcaaatattttaaatgcccAAACTCTAAAGCAGTAGCAGAACAGAGGTTCTGGGCTCCTAAGTCAAGCAGCACAAGCCAGGATGCACACCACAGACTTAGGGTCTAAGTGGGCACTGGCAGTGCTTTGGCATTTCCATTTAAAGAGCAACACGTGGATCAGGCTGCTTGCTttgcagggctgccaggcacTGGCACACCACTGTTAATTAAGAGTTATGATACTGCAGAGCATGGCAGTCTGATTTTAAGCCCTTCTGAAAATGCCACCAgcctgctgaggagcagaagaGGTTAAATGGCTGATTAACCTCCTTGTCTCTGGGAGTAGCACAGGGCAGAGGCCATTCCTGAAAGACATTTGGCACAACATCCTTCTGCTTGTGGAATAAAGATAATTTAGGCACATGCCCATGCCCATCAGGCCAGAGAACAACATGTTTTATTTACAAGTACAGATACAGTCTGAAAGTCTGTTTGTTGGTATGCTTCAAAAGTTTCAGGCTGCCATCTAGTAGTTCTGGTGAAAGAGCTACAACTCTGGCTAAAGGGGTCCTCTGTCAAAAGGCAAAGGGTCAGCTCTCAAGCAGGAAAGCTCAAATCCAGTCCCTACACTGCTTTACCAATGTGCCTTTGTGATTGGCTGAAGCCATTTAGGTACCTGGCTTTTCCAATGCAGTTAGCAGCTAGGAGAGAACCTACTGCTAATGGTAGCTGAAAGACAAAGTTATTTTTACAACTATAACAATTAGTAAGGTACAATAACAATGTGATAATTTCACTCTACAGCACAAGGTAACACTTTGATTGCCCCATCATTATGACAAATGTGGCTTTTAAAGATGTATCCTACTGTATGCTCACACAAATTTTCCTAAACCTTTCAAACAAGATGGAAATAGCTTCATATACATAACTAATATTTTCTAGTggagattttatttaacagtctTCAAATTTCCCAAGAGTTTGGGTcaaaatggaaagggaaaaaaccacaaaattagAAAGCAGATGCACTGGTAACTATTCAAAATGAATTCCGTTCACAGTTTTCTATTATGGCAGAGTGTAGGTGCTTCTTCAATGGCATCACGTACAAAGGAAATGGACTGACAGGCTGAGAGGGCTGGGCTTGTTCAgcatggagaagagaaggctccagggaaacACTCTTACTTTGGCTCTGTACTGTTAGTGTGCCTATGGTAGATTTTGCTTCTGTGTTAGGCAGCCAGTACTGAAGTTGTTCTAGAGTTGGttgcaaagcaaaccaaaaggACCAAACAagccagaagagaaaaaggaaaatcctgtagcacaaaatacagagaaaagtgCTAACATATAAAATGTAGATATTTTACTACTTTGTAGTTATCCATGTGCTATTCTAATTTATAGACTCTCAGATTCCCTGCAACAATAAGAGTTGAGAACTGTTGCTTCACATTCACTGCCTCCTGACCTGGGACAGAAGGTGCAGTGGTGAGAAGAAAAAGGCTTCATCTGGGATTGTCTCCCACTTTTCAGACATTGAGCCTGGACAGAAACAcctgcacaaacacacaaaggCAGGAGCTGATTTGTcctttgccttgccttgcccACCAGAAGTGCCGGGCTGTGGGAATTGCCCTTCTCATCCTGGcgctgcctctgcagctcccactgccccaaCCCACTGCAGGTGCACCTGGTCATGGTCAGCTCGTGGCAGGGCTTGGAGAGAGTGGTTTGGTCTCTCATGCCTTGATGGCTGGTCAGTTATCCTCAGGTTTAGTGAGCCCCTCACTCCTAGGTACAACTGGTACTGTAGgtgttgtgtttgtgtgtggcacaggtgcagcaggcaggaaaatggTACCAccagaaactgaaataatattGTAGGTTTATGATTATTCATAAAGACAGGTTTTTGATTATTCATAAAGatataaacacagaaacatttattttcaaggcAAAAATCATGCAGAAAGGAAGGCTTGTTTCAATGTTCAGGAcatgtttgttttaaagcatcAGAAGAATTTATTCAGCTCTGCTAAAACCTCTGTCTTCAAAAAATTCACTGCAAAACATTAAATGATGCACCTGGGGGATATCATTCTGTTAGTACTGTGTGAAATAGCAGCATCATCTTTATAGAGGGAAATCTGACACTGTGATAAGTGACTGTCAAAGCCAGCTGAGAAGCACTGGCTAAAATTCACTTCTTACTGAGTCCCATCCTTGACCTTCCCACTGACACAGCTTCCTAATGCAGGAGAGGGAGAGCTGTGTCAGAGCTGTTTCAGAGACTCCTTACCCTGTGGATTCTGTCAGGTGGATTTTCCTGTAAGGGATACATGGCAAATTCAATTGATGTTTAATACCATTTGTAACCTGTa comes from Camarhynchus parvulus chromosome 2, STF_HiC, whole genome shotgun sequence and encodes:
- the ANXA13 gene encoding annexin A13 isoform X2 translates to MGSSHSAHKRHHHSSDAERDAKKIHSACKGAGTNEKKIIEVLSSRTSEQRQQIKQKYKELYSKEMEEDLKGDLSGNFEKAVLALLDLPCEYEARELRRAMKGAGTDESLLIEILCTRSNKEIVNIKEAYKRLFDRDLESDVKSDTSGSLRKILVMVLEATRDETQQVDAELAEQDASDLYKAGEGRWGTEELAFNVVLAKRSYSQLRATFQAYEKVCGKDIEESIKSETSGDLEKAYLTLISCAKDCPGYFATLLHKSMKGAGTDEETLIRVLVTRAESDLPAIKEKFQLMYEKPLAEAVRSDTSGDFRKLLLAILH
- the ANXA13 gene encoding annexin A13 isoform X1, encoding MGSSHSQTYKLAEDIRKPAVGAASLSADEPSAHKRHHHSSDAERDAKKIHSACKGAGTNEKKIIEVLSSRTSEQRQQIKQKYKELYSKEMEEDLKGDLSGNFEKAVLALLDLPCEYEARELRRAMKGAGTDESLLIEILCTRSNKEIVNIKEAYKRLFDRDLESDVKSDTSGSLRKILVMVLEATRDETQQVDAELAEQDASDLYKAGEGRWGTEELAFNVVLAKRSYSQLRATFQAYEKVCGKDIEESIKSETSGDLEKAYLTLISCAKDCPGYFATLLHKSMKGAGTDEETLIRVLVTRAESDLPAIKEKFQLMYEKPLAEAVRSDTSGDFRKLLLAILH